Part of the Cohnella candidum genome, GTTCGCCCGGATCCACGTGGAGGAAGCGCATGGCTCAATGTTCGAGTTCCTGCTCGGCTTGGACAAGAAACTGACGGGCCTGACGGACCTGCAGAAAAATCTGCTCCAAATGTTCCATTCGGGCATGTCCGACAACGAAATCGTCAAAGAGTCGGGCGGCGGCAGCACCTCCACCATCCGCAACCACCGTTTCGCGCTGCGGGAGCGGATGAAGCAAGCCAAAGTGTTTTTGGCGATCATGGAACTGGCCGATACGCGCGTTAACCGGCAGAACCGGTTCATTCCCATTCACAGGACGGCGACGATGGTGGACCAACGATACGAAATCACCGAGAAAGAAAATGCGGAAATCCTGAAAAATTACTTCAAACAGGGGCCGGACGGCCCGTTATCCGAATTCCCCAAAAAAGAGAAGCGGAAAATCGTCATCCTCCGCCACCTCGCCCGGATGTTCGAGGAGAACCGCCGCTATACGGAGAAAGAAGTCAACGCGTTGCTCAAAGAGAGATTCGCGGATTTCGCGACGCTGCGCAGATACTTGATCGAATACGGATATATGGACCGGCTGGCGGACGGCAGCCAGTATTGGCTTAAGAAATAGGAGGAACAGCAATGACGATCGAAAAACAGAGGAAAAAGGAACTGTCCAACGCTTTCGCGCAATCTTTTCGCCCGATGGGCATTTTTCAAATCCGCAATCTCGAAAACGGCAAAATTTTCGTGGGGAGCGCAATGGATTTGAACGGCATGCGGAACCGCGTGACGTTCATGGGCGGGCTGGAGCCGCCCTTCCATGAGCTTAAGGAAGATTGGCGGAAATACGGCGGCGGGCGTTTCGTCTTTGAGGTGCTGGATGAGCTGAAGCCGCTGGAAGATGCGCAGCCCACTCCGGAAGAGCTGGCCAAGTGCCGCAAGGAGCTGGAGGGACTGTTGGAGCTGTGGCTGGAGAAGCTGCAGCCTTATGGGGATCAAGGTTATAACAAACAGAAAACGAAGTCCTGAACGCGTCGAACCCGGCCCCTACGGCCGGGTTTTGTTCCGTTTTTGCGAGGCTCGGGTCACCCGCCCAAGTCCCCGCCTCCGCTCCTGCATATGATGTTTCAGCCTATGATGAAGGAGCGAGTGCGAATATGGGATTTTTTCCGGGTGGAGGGTTCCCGGGAGGGGGAGCCACTGGAGGAGTCTTTCCTGGGGGAGGCTTCCCGGGCGGCGGATTCCCGGGCGGCGGATTCCCGGGTGGAGGTTTTCCGGGTGGACAGATGCAAGGGCCGACGGCGCCTCCGCCCCAGTTTGTCCCGCAGATGTCCGCCCAGCCTTTTGCGGTTGACCCCGGCGGCATCCGCCGGTGCCTGTATCGGAACACATACGTATGGCTGGTCAACGGCCAGCAATTCTGGTTCTTCCCGACCTTCGTCGGGCCGAATTCGGTCGCCGGGTACCGTTGGTTCGGCTTCCGATGGTCGTATTTCGGAATCGATTTGCGGATCATCCGATCTTTTACCTGTTTCTAAACGGACCCCGGCGGTCTTCCCTCGGCCAAAAAGAGCCTCGCAGCAGGCTCTTTTCTCCTGTGCGGGGCCGACTTTAAGTCAAGTGGCCAGCACTCAACAAATGCACGTTTCCTTCTTCTTGCCCGTGCGGCCCATTTCCTCGACTTTGCGGATGTAGTCCGCCGCCGGCGGCACTTTGCAAGCCGTCTGCCCGACATTCACGTCCACTTTTCCGATCCGCTCCGCCGCCTCCATTGCATCCACGAACAACGCCGGCACATACGAACCGACGGCAATCACGAAGCTGTTCATGTTGTATCGCACCCGGCTCCGTTCCTGATGAATCGTCTCTTCCGCCCGCTTTAGCAAACCCCGGAGTTCGTCCAAGTCCAGCAACTCGTTCGGCGTGATTGACAGGTAGTTCGCGTAAGTGCTCCATCCCGCCGTGGCGACCATCTCATCCGGCGATTCGATCCACTCCCGCGCCAGTTCCAGCGCGTACGGACTTTCCGCC contains:
- a CDS encoding DNA alkylation repair protein; this encodes MTTALQEVMDKLESMGSEQTKRTFRNHGAHGSVFGVKVGDLKKLVKDVKKDQQLARDLYATGNSDAMYLAGLTVNPKTATKEMLQEWARSAGWYMIAEYTVAWIAAESPYALELAREWIESPDEMVATAGWSTYANYLSITPNELLDLDELRGLLKRAEETIHQERSRVRYNMNSFVIAVGSYVPALFVDAMEAAERIGKVDVNVGQTACKVPPAADYIRKVEEMGRTGKKKETCIC
- a CDS encoding DUF2087 domain-containing protein is translated as MQVTELFWEVPLNELKQGFTFDAESESFTCLACGEKFIQGVIYPFEGGLYEAGKFARIHVEEAHGSMFEFLLGLDKKLTGLTDLQKNLLQMFHSGMSDNEIVKESGGGSTSTIRNHRFALRERMKQAKVFLAIMELADTRVNRQNRFIPIHRTATMVDQRYEITEKENAEILKNYFKQGPDGPLSEFPKKEKRKIVILRHLARMFEENRRYTEKEVNALLKERFADFATLRRYLIEYGYMDRLADGSQYWLKK
- a CDS encoding transporter — encoded protein: MQGPTAPPPQFVPQMSAQPFAVDPGGIRRCLYRNTYVWLVNGQQFWFFPTFVGPNSVAGYRWFGFRWSYFGIDLRIIRSFTCF
- a CDS encoding GIY-YIG nuclease family protein, encoding MTIEKQRKKELSNAFAQSFRPMGIFQIRNLENGKIFVGSAMDLNGMRNRVTFMGGLEPPFHELKEDWRKYGGGRFVFEVLDELKPLEDAQPTPEELAKCRKELEGLLELWLEKLQPYGDQGYNKQKTKS